The Ictidomys tridecemlineatus isolate mIctTri1 chromosome 6, mIctTri1.hap1, whole genome shotgun sequence genome includes a region encoding these proteins:
- the Kcna1 gene encoding potassium voltage-gated channel subfamily A member 1, which produces MTVLSGDNVDEASAAPGHPQEGSYPRQAEHDDHECCERVVINISGLRFETQLKTLAQFPNTLLGNPKKRMRYFDPLRNEYFFDRNRPSFDAILYYYQSGGRLRRPVNVPLDMFSEEIKFYELGEEAMEKFREDEGFIKEEERPLPEKEYQRQVWLLFEYPESSGPARVIAIVSVMVILISIVIFCLETLPELKDEKDFTGTIHRIDNTTVTYNSNIFTDPFFIVETLCIIWFSFELVVRFFACPSKTDFFKNIMNFIDIVAIIPYFITLGTEIAEQEGNQKGEQATSLAILRVIRLVRVFRIFKLSRHSKGLQILGQTLKASMRELGLLIFFLFIGVILFSSAVYFAEAEEAESHFSSIPDAFWWAVVSMTTVGYGDMYPVTIGGKIVGSLCAIAGVLTIALPVPVIVSNFNYFYHRETEGEEQAQLLHVSSPNLASDSDLSRRSSSTISKSEYMEIEEDMNNSIAHYRQANIRTGNCTTANQNCVNKSKLLTDV; this is translated from the coding sequence ATGACGGTGTTGTCGGGGGACAACGTGGACGAAGCTTCGGCCGCCCCGGGCCACCCCCAGGAGGGCAGCTATCCCCGGCAAGCCGAGCACGATGACCACGAGTGCTGTGAACGCGTGGTGATCAACATCTCCGGGCTGCGCTTCGAGACGCAGCTCAAGACCTTGGCGCAGTTTCCTAACACGCTGCTGGGCAACCCGAAGAAACGCATGCGCTACTTCGACCCCCTGAGAAACGAGTACTTCTTTGACCGCAACCGACCCAGCTTTGATGCCATCCTGTACTACTACCAGTCGGGGGGCCGCCTGCGGAGGCCAGTCAACGTGCCCCTGGACATGTTCTCTGAGGAGATCAAATTTTACGAGTTGGGCGAGGAGGCTATGGAGAAGTTCCGAGAGGACGAGGGCTTCATCAAGGAAGAGGAGCGCCCCCTGCCCGAGAAGGAATATCAGCGCCAGGTGTGGCTGCTCTTTGAGTATCCCGAGAGCTCGGGGCCAGCCCGGGTCATCGCTATAGTCTCGGTCATGGTCATCCTCATCTCCATTGTCATCTTTTGCCTGGAGACTCTCCCCGAGCTGAAGGACGAAAAAGACTTCACGGGCACCATCCACCGCATCGACAACACCACGGTTACCTACAATTCCAACATCTTCACAGACCCCTTCTTCATCGTGGAAACCCTGTGCATTATCTGGTTCTCCTTTGAGCTGGTGGTGCGCTTCTTCGCCTGCCCCAGCAAGACAGACTTCTTTAAAAACATCATGAACTTCATCGACATTGTGGCCATCATCCCTTATTTCATCACCCTAGGTACCGAGATAGCTGAGCAGGAGGGAAATCAGAAGGGTGAGCAGGCCACTTCGCTGGCCATCCTCAGGGTCATCCGGTTGGTAAGGGTTTTTAGAATCTTCAAACTCTCCCGTCACTCTAAGGGCCTCCAAATCCTGggccagaccctcaaagctagtaTGAGAGAGCTAGGGCTGCtcatctttttcctctttattggGGTCATATTGTTTTCTAGTGCAGTGTACTTTGCCGAGGCGGAAGAAGCTGAGTCTCACTTCTCCAGTATCCCCGATGCTTTCTGGTGGGCGGTGGTGTCCATGACCACTGTAGGATACGGTGACATGTACCCTGTGACAATTGGAGGCAAGATCGTGGGCTCCTTGTGTGCCATCGCTGGTGTGCTGACAATTGCCCTGCCCGTACCTGTCATTGTGTCCAATTTCAACTATTTCTACCACCGAGAAACTGAGGGGGAAGAGCAGGCTCAGTTGCTCCATGTTAGTTCCCCTAACTTAGCCTCTGACAGTGACCTCAGTCGCCGCAGTTCCTCCACCATCAGCAAGTCTGAGTACATGGAGATCGAAGAGGATATGAATAATAGCATAGCCCACTATAGAC